CTCCGAGCTCAACCAGGCCCTGCACGCCAGGGTGCGGGAGCTGTCCGGTCAGCAGACCGCGGTCGATCTGCTGGAGCGGCTGAACGCCCAACTGGTGCGGCACCGCTTCCAGTTGGCGCTGAGGCCGGGGCGCCCGCAGCACTCCCTGAACGAGCATCTGGCGATGATCGAGACGATCAGGTCCAGGGACCCGCAGGCGGCCGAGAAAGCCGTCCGCGCCCACCTCACCAGCGTGATCGAGGCGCTGCGCGACTGAGCCGCGCGAGGCGGGCGCACATCTGTCGACTCCAAGGAGATCCGAGTAATGACGCAGTCAGGCGCGCCCGCCGACCCACGTTCGACACTTGTCATCACCGCGCATGCCGGGGACTTCGTGTGGCGTGCCGGCGGTGCCATCGCCTTGTCCGCCGCCCGCGGTGAGAAGGTCACCATCGCCTGTCTGACCTTCGGCGAGCGCGGGGAGTCCGCAAAGGCCTGGCGCGAGGGCAGGAAACTCGACGAGATCAAGGCCATCCGCCGTGACGAGGCCGAGCGCGCCGCCGCCACCCTCGGCGCCGAGATCCTCTTCTTCGACGCCGGCGACTACCCCCTGGTCGCCACCGCCGAGCTGACCGACACAATCGTCGGGGTCTACCGGGCCACCCAGCCCGACGTCGTGCTCACCCACCCGGTCGAGGACCCGTACAACGGCGACCACCCGGCCGCCAACCGTATGGCCCTGGAGGCCCGTGTCCTGGCGCAGGCCATCGGTTACCCGGGCGAGGGCGAGATCATCGGTGCCCCGCCGGTCTTCTACTTCGAGCCCCACCAGCCCGAGATGAGCGGCTTCAGGCCCGAGGTCCTCCTCGACATCACCGAGGTCTGGGACACCAAGCGCAAGGCCATGGAGTGCCTCGGTGCCCAGCAGCACCTGTGGGACTACTACACCGACCTCGCCGTGCGCCGGGGCGTCCAGCTCAAGCGCAACGCGGGCCCGAACCTGGGCCTGGCGCACAAGACCATGGCTGAGGCGTACATGCGTCCCTACCCGCAGATCGCGAAGGAGCTGGCGTGAGCGAGCTGAGGTGCAGCGGAGGCCGGGGGTCCGCGGAGCGAAGCGGAGTGGGCACCCGGTCGCAGCGGAGCCGAAGCGGAGCTCCGCAGAAGGAGGAAGCATGAGCGGCGTGATCGTCACCAACCCGCCGAAGGCGCAGCTGAAGGACGTCGACGCGCTGGCGCGGTACGGCGTGGCCACCGTCAGTGAGGCGATGGGCCGAACGGGCCTGCTGGGCCCGGACGTTCGCCCGGTCCAGCAGGGCGTACGCGTCGCCGGAACGGCCGTCACCGTGATCGGCTGGCCCGGCGACAACCTCATGATCCACGCGGCCGTCGAGCAGTGCGGCGAGGGCGACATCCTGGTCGTCACCACCACCTCTCCGTGCACGGACGGCCTGTTCGGCGAACTGTTCGCGACGGCCCTCAAGCAGCGCGGGGTGCGTGGTGTCGTCACCAGCACCGGTGTCCGCGACACCCAGGAACTGCGCGACATGGGCTTCGCCGCCTGGTCCCGTGCGGTCTCCTCGCAGGGCACGGTCAAGGCCACGGGCGGCTCGGTCAACGTGCCGATCGCCATCGACGGTCAGGTGATCAACCCGGGAGACGTGATCCTCGCCGACGACGACGGTGTCGTGGTCGTCCCGCGTGAGCGGGCCCGGGAGACGGTGGAGAGGTCCGAGGCCCGTGAGGCCAAGGAGGCGGCCACCCGCGCCGCCTTCATCGGGGGCCAACTCGGCCTGGACCGCTACGGGTTGCGGGAGACCCTGACGCGACTCGGCGTGGAGTACCGGACGTTCGAGGAGTACCGGGGAGAGCGGCCGTGATCCCGCAGCCCGAGGAGGTGCCCTGTCTGCTGATGCGGGGCGGCACCTCCAAGGGTGCCTACTTCCTCGCCACCGACCTTCCTGCCGAACCCGCCCTGCGCGACGACCTGTTGCTGCGGATCATGGGCAGCCCGGACGAGCGGCAGATCGACGGACTGGGCGGCGCGCACCCGCTCACCAGCAAGGTCGCCGTGATCTCGGCGTCCACCGATCCCGCGGCCGACGTCGACTACCTGTTCCTCCAAGTCATGGTGGACCGGCCCGAGGTGAGTGACCGTCAGAACTGCGGGAACATCCTCGCCGGTGTCGGTCCTTTCGCCGTCGAGCGCGGACTCGTCCCGGCGGGGGAGCAGGAGACCTCCGTGCGGATCCGCATGGTCAACTCCGGCGACCACGCCACGGCGACCTTCCCGACTCCCGGCGGCCGGGTGGACTACACGGGGGAGGCCGGGATCTCGGGCGTGCTCGGGACGGCCGCACCCGTGGTGATCGAGTTCCCGCCGGGCGCGGGGGAGTTGCTGCCCACCGCCAACGCCGTCGACGTCATCGACGGTGTCGAGGTGACCTGTGTGAACAACGGAATGCCGACCGTCCTCATGGCGGCCACCGCGCTCAAGGTCACCGGCTACGAGCGGCCCCGGGACCTGGAGGAGGACGTGGCCCTGGCCGATCGCCTGCGCACCATCCGTCTGGAGGCGGGCCGCCTGATGGGCCTCGGTGACGTGTCCGACGCCACCGTCCCCAAGCTCACGCTGCTCGCCCCGCCCCGCGACGGGGGCGCGGTCAGCACCCGCACCTTCATCCCGGTGCGCTGTCACACCTCCATCGGTGTCCTGGGCGCGGCCGGCGTGGCCGCGGGCCTGCGGATCGACGGCGGTGTGGGCGCCCGGCTCGCGGTGCTCGATGCCGCGAGCGACCGCATCCGCATCGAGCATCCCACCGGATTCCTGGACATCGAAAGCACCCTCGGGACCACTCCCGGCGGCCTGCCCTGCCCCCGCCGGACCGCCGTGGTCCGTACCGCCCGCAAGATCTTCGACGGCACTGTCTTCCCCAGGGCCGTCGCCCCCCTCACAGGAGGTCGCTGATGACCCCGCCGCTCGGCGACATCGCCCACATCGGTCACACCCAGCTCTTCACCCCGGACCTGGACGCCAGCGTCGCGTTCTTCACCGACTTCCTGGGACTCACCGTCAACGGCCAGGACGGTGACACCGTCTATCTGCGGACCTACGACGACTACGAGCACCACAGCCTGGTCCTCACCGCCCGCGAGCGGCCCGGCCTCGGCCGGCTCGCCCTGCGCACCTCCAGCGAGGAGGCCCTGCACCGCCGTATCAGGGCGAACGAGGACGCGGGCGGCACCGGCACCTGGGTCGAGGACGAACCAGGCCTCGGCAAGCTCTACGTCACCCGCGACCCGGACGGCCACGAGCACGCCCTGTACTGGGAGAGCGAGTACTTCCGCTGTCCCGACGAGCTGCGGCCCGCGCTGAAGAACCAGCCGCAGGCCAAGCCCAACAGGGGGGTGGGCGTGCGGCGCTTGGACCACATCAACTTCCTCGCCGCCGACGTGCTCGCCAACGCCGAGTTCCAGCAGGGTGTCCTCGGCGCCCGGCCCACCGAGCAGATCCGGCTGGACAGCGGGAAGGTCGCGGCGCGCTGGCTGACGTACACGAACAAGTCGTACGACGTCGTCTACACCTCGGACTGGACCGGCAGCGAGGGCCGGCTGCACCACATCGCCTTCGCGACCGACACCCGTGAGGACATCCTGCGTGCGGCCGATCTCGCCATCGACACGGGCGTGTTCATCGAGACGGGCCCGCACAAGCACGCCATCCAGCAGACGTTCTTCCTGTACGTCTACGAGCCCGGCGGCAACCGGATCGAGCTGTGCAACCCGCTCACCCGGCTGGTGCTGGCGCCCGACTGGCCGCTGGTCACCTGGACCGAGGAAGAGCGCAAGAAGGGGCAGGCCTGGGGCTTGCAGACCATCGCGTCGTTCCATACGCACGGGACGCCACCGGTGGCTTGAGCTGCGCGTTCGCGAGCCACTCCTGGATTGTCGATGAGATTGTTGACAAAAGCGTTGACATCCTGGGGGTGGCTCCTTAGCGTCTGGCGCACCAAGCACGAGAGGTAACCGACGATGTCTTCCTCCCCCTCCCCGCCGACCGCTCGCAGCAGCAGACTGGCCCTCCTGGTCATAGGCCTGTGCTGGCTGGCGGTGCTGTTCGACGGTCTCGACATGTTCATCTACGGCTCGGTGCTGCCGCACCTGCTGGAGACCAGGACCTTCGGCCTCACCCCCGACACCGCCGGTGACCTCGGCAGCTACGCCACCTTCGGCATGCTGGTCGGCGCGCTGACCGCCGGCACGATCGCCGACCGGGTCGGCCGCAAGAAGCTGATGGTCGCCGGCGTGATCCTCTTCTCGCTGGCCTCCGGCCTGTGCGCGCTGGCCGGCAGCGTCGAGGTGTTCGGCCTCGGCCGGACCCTGGCGGGCGTCGGCCTCGGCGGCCTGCTGCCCACCGCGATCAGCATGGTCTGCGACTACGCCCCGCGCGGCCGCGGCGCCATCGTCATCGGCCTGCTGATGACCGCTCACCACGCGGGCGGCATCCTCTCCGCCTATGTCGCCAAGTGGCTCATCGACCCGGTCGGCTGGCGCGCGGCGTTCTGGGTCTGCGTGCTCCCGCTGCTCTTCGCCCCGCTGCTCGCCAAGTTCCTGCCCGAGTCGCTGAGTTTCCTGGTCGCCAAGGGCCGCGGCGCGCAGGCCGCGACGCTCGCCGAGCGGTACGACGTCGATCTGCCCGCAGCGGCAGCCAGGAAGACCGCCGCCGACCGCTGGGACGCCCTGCTCAACCTTTTCCGCGCCGGCGAGTGGGTCCAGACCCTGCTGTACTGGTGCGCCTCCTTCGGTGGCCTGCTCCTCGTCTACGGCGTCGCCACCTGGCTGCCCACCCTGATGCGCGCCGAGGGCTACGCGCTCGGTGACGCCCTGTCCTTCGTGGTCGTCTTCAACCTGGGCGGCATCGTGGGCATGCTGGTCGCGGGCCGGGCCGCCGACCGGTTCGGCGCCCCGCGCATCTCGGCCCTGTGGTTCGCGCTGACCGCTGCCGGAGTCTTCCTGCTCAGCGTCCACATGGCGCAGACCGTGACCATGATCGTCGTCTTCCTCACGGGTGTCTTCCTCAACAGCGCCCAGACGATGATCTACGCGACCGTCTCGATCCGCTCCACCCCGGACAACCGCGCCACCAGCGTCGGCTGGACCTCGGGCATGGGCCGCTTCGGCGCCGTCTTCGGCCCGTGGCTCGGCGGGCAGCTCCTCGCCTCGGGCAATGGCGACCGGGGCTTCACCGCGTTCGCCGTCGCCGGCCTGTCGTCCATGGTCTTCATCGGCATCGCCGCCCTGCGCAGCTCCAGGCAGGAGGCGCCGAGCGACAGCGGGCAGAGCCTGGTGGGCGCCCACTGACCTGCCGGGGACGAGGCCGAACGCCGGTCGCCGCGAGGACGCGGGAGCCGGCGTTCGGCTTGGAGCGCAACGGTGCAGGGGTTACGCGGTGACCGGCAGGGCCCTCCCTGTGCACTTGAGGAGTGCGGGCGGGCAGGTAGCTGCCGTCCCCGGAGGGACCGGACCGGCCGAACCGGGGTGCCGGCGATCCCGATGCCGGCTTTTCAGCCGCGTGGGGAACCGCATGACCAGCCCCCGCGAACCGGATCCACGCCCGCGCCCGGCCACAGGGCCCCGAGCGCTCAGCCCGTGCTCTCCCGAATCCGGCGGGCGATCAGCGCGTAGGAGACCCGGGCCTTTTCGTCGTCGCCGCCGTCATAGCCGTGGTCGGCGTCGGGAACGTCGAAGTACTCCACCAGCGCCCCCACCGCCGCGAGCCGCTCGGCATACCGGGCCCCCTCCGCGCGCAGCAGATCGTGCGCCGCGGTGATCACCAGCGCCGGCGCGATCCCTGTGAGGTCCGCCGTGTCCGAGACATGCGCCGGCGACACCAGCCGGTCACCGCGCAGCCGCGCGTCCGGTACGTACGACGAGTCGAAGACGTCCGCCATCCAGGGCCGCAGCATGGGCTTCGCGATGGCCGCCTTCTTTTCCCGCGCCCCCGTGGCCAGGTCCAGCGGCGGATAGTGCAGCACCTGAAGCGCGAGGGCGGGGCCGCCCTCCTCCAGGGACTGCCGGGCGGCCGCCGCCGCGAGCCCGCCGCCCGCGCTCTGTCCGCCCACGGTGAGCCGGTCGCCGTCCCAGCCCTGCTCCCCACTGTGTTCGGCGACCCAGCGCACCACCTCGTAGGCCTGCCGGGGCGGCCCGGGGAAGGGGTGCTGGGGAGCGACGACGTACTTCACGTTGACGACCACGACGCCCGCCTCGGCGGCCAGGTAACGGCACAGTCCGTCGTCGATCTCCGGCATCGACATGACGTATCCGCCGCCATGGAAGTTGACGTGGACGGGCGGAGCGACGGTGCCGGGCGCGGGCGCGTACACCGTCACGGGGGCCGGGGCCACCGACGTCGGAACCGTCAGCTCCCGGGTGTCGCGCGGGAACTCCGGGAAGCGGGCGAGGAGGTCGCCCGTCGAGCCGGGTCCGTGCGCGCGGCGGCTCGCGAGAGAGGTGGCGCGCTGCATCGTCTTGGCGGCGAGGGAGGCCACCGCGGGCCTGGCCAGGAAGGACATGCGGCCGAACTTACTTGGGTCAGGCAAGAGGGGGCCAGGGCGGTCCTGCCTGGTGAGATTCAGCGGGAGGCGCGTACTCCGTCGAGGGCGATGGACAGGACCCGGACGCGCTGCGCGTCGTCGTCGCGGGCCTGTTCGGCCTCGGCATCGGACTCGCCTTCTCCTCCATGGCCAACCTGATCGTGGGCAGCGTGCCGGCCGCCCGGACCGGCGCCGCGACCGGCATGAACGCCAAGATCCGCACCATCGGCGACTCCATCGGCGCGGCCGTCACCAGCGTCCTGGTCACCGGTCACCTGCAGCCCTCGGGTCTGCCGT
This is a stretch of genomic DNA from Streptomyces sp. NBC_00285. It encodes these proteins:
- a CDS encoding PIG-L deacetylase family protein; translated protein: MTQSGAPADPRSTLVITAHAGDFVWRAGGAIALSAARGEKVTIACLTFGERGESAKAWREGRKLDEIKAIRRDEAERAAATLGAEILFFDAGDYPLVATAELTDTIVGVYRATQPDVVLTHPVEDPYNGDHPAANRMALEARVLAQAIGYPGEGEIIGAPPVFYFEPHQPEMSGFRPEVLLDITEVWDTKRKAMECLGAQQHLWDYYTDLAVRRGVQLKRNAGPNLGLAHKTMAEAYMRPYPQIAKELA
- a CDS encoding 4-carboxy-4-hydroxy-2-oxoadipate aldolase/oxaloacetate decarboxylase: MSGVIVTNPPKAQLKDVDALARYGVATVSEAMGRTGLLGPDVRPVQQGVRVAGTAVTVIGWPGDNLMIHAAVEQCGEGDILVVTTTSPCTDGLFGELFATALKQRGVRGVVTSTGVRDTQELRDMGFAAWSRAVSSQGTVKATGGSVNVPIAIDGQVINPGDVILADDDGVVVVPRERARETVERSEAREAKEAATRAAFIGGQLGLDRYGLRETLTRLGVEYRTFEEYRGERP
- a CDS encoding 4-oxalomesaconate tautomerase; this translates as MPQPEEVPCLLMRGGTSKGAYFLATDLPAEPALRDDLLLRIMGSPDERQIDGLGGAHPLTSKVAVISASTDPAADVDYLFLQVMVDRPEVSDRQNCGNILAGVGPFAVERGLVPAGEQETSVRIRMVNSGDHATATFPTPGGRVDYTGEAGISGVLGTAAPVVIEFPPGAGELLPTANAVDVIDGVEVTCVNNGMPTVLMAATALKVTGYERPRDLEEDVALADRLRTIRLEAGRLMGLGDVSDATVPKLTLLAPPRDGGAVSTRTFIPVRCHTSIGVLGAAGVAAGLRIDGGVGARLAVLDAASDRIRIEHPTGFLDIESTLGTTPGGLPCPRRTAVVRTARKIFDGTVFPRAVAPLTGGR
- a CDS encoding VOC family protein; this translates as MTPPLGDIAHIGHTQLFTPDLDASVAFFTDFLGLTVNGQDGDTVYLRTYDDYEHHSLVLTARERPGLGRLALRTSSEEALHRRIRANEDAGGTGTWVEDEPGLGKLYVTRDPDGHEHALYWESEYFRCPDELRPALKNQPQAKPNRGVGVRRLDHINFLAADVLANAEFQQGVLGARPTEQIRLDSGKVAARWLTYTNKSYDVVYTSDWTGSEGRLHHIAFATDTREDILRAADLAIDTGVFIETGPHKHAIQQTFFLYVYEPGGNRIELCNPLTRLVLAPDWPLVTWTEEERKKGQAWGLQTIASFHTHGTPPVA
- a CDS encoding MFS transporter, whose protein sequence is MSSSPSPPTARSSRLALLVIGLCWLAVLFDGLDMFIYGSVLPHLLETRTFGLTPDTAGDLGSYATFGMLVGALTAGTIADRVGRKKLMVAGVILFSLASGLCALAGSVEVFGLGRTLAGVGLGGLLPTAISMVCDYAPRGRGAIVIGLLMTAHHAGGILSAYVAKWLIDPVGWRAAFWVCVLPLLFAPLLAKFLPESLSFLVAKGRGAQAATLAERYDVDLPAAAARKTAADRWDALLNLFRAGEWVQTLLYWCASFGGLLLVYGVATWLPTLMRAEGYALGDALSFVVVFNLGGIVGMLVAGRAADRFGAPRISALWFALTAAGVFLLSVHMAQTVTMIVVFLTGVFLNSAQTMIYATVSIRSTPDNRATSVGWTSGMGRFGAVFGPWLGGQLLASGNGDRGFTAFAVAGLSSMVFIGIAALRSSRQEAPSDSGQSLVGAH
- a CDS encoding alpha/beta hydrolase fold domain-containing protein; the encoded protein is MSFLARPAVASLAAKTMQRATSLASRRAHGPGSTGDLLARFPEFPRDTRELTVPTSVAPAPVTVYAPAPGTVAPPVHVNFHGGGYVMSMPEIDDGLCRYLAAEAGVVVVNVKYVVAPQHPFPGPPRQAYEVVRWVAEHSGEQGWDGDRLTVGGQSAGGGLAAAAARQSLEEGGPALALQVLHYPPLDLATGAREKKAAIAKPMLRPWMADVFDSSYVPDARLRGDRLVSPAHVSDTADLTGIAPALVITAAHDLLRAEGARYAERLAAVGALVEYFDVPDADHGYDGGDDEKARVSYALIARRIRESTG